In Pseudomonas sp. MYb327, one DNA window encodes the following:
- a CDS encoding acyl-CoA dehydrogenase family protein, with product MTAKPQSALISPLQTARQLAAEFALTAVERDERGGTPKAERDALRHSGLLALSIPTQFGGLGAHWSETLSIVREFAKVDSSIAHVFGFHHLMLATVRLFARPEQWQPWFEQTARKNWFWGNALNPLDTRTVVKNLGGWREFSGKKSFCSGASDSEMLIASAVDESAGGKLLIAAIPSGRSGITLHNDWNNMGQRQTDSGSATFERVRVEESELLLDPGPLSTPFACLRPLIAQLTFTHMFLGIAEGAFEEARQYTLTETRPWHKSTAQDVRQDPYVLGHYGEFWVALEGVRLLVERAADLLDKAWAKGPNLSAEERGHLAIAIATAKAAATRNGLELCSRLFEVTGARSTHASLRLDRHWRNLRTQTLHDPVDYKIHELGDWALNLALPIPTFYS from the coding sequence GTGACTGCCAAGCCGCAAAGCGCCCTGATATCCCCGTTGCAGACCGCACGCCAATTGGCCGCCGAGTTTGCCTTGACCGCCGTCGAGCGCGACGAGCGCGGCGGTACGCCCAAGGCCGAGCGTGATGCCCTGCGCCACAGCGGCCTGCTCGCGTTAAGCATTCCCACCCAGTTCGGCGGCCTCGGCGCGCACTGGAGTGAAACCCTGAGCATCGTGCGCGAATTCGCCAAGGTCGACAGTTCGATTGCCCATGTTTTCGGCTTCCATCATCTGATGCTCGCCACCGTGCGTCTGTTTGCGCGACCTGAGCAATGGCAGCCATGGTTCGAGCAAACCGCGCGCAAGAACTGGTTCTGGGGCAATGCCCTCAACCCGTTGGACACCCGCACCGTGGTGAAAAACCTTGGCGGCTGGCGCGAGTTTTCCGGGAAGAAAAGCTTCTGCTCCGGCGCCAGCGATTCGGAGATGTTGATTGCTTCGGCGGTGGACGAAAGCGCTGGCGGCAAGTTATTGATCGCCGCGATCCCCAGCGGCCGCAGCGGCATCACCCTGCACAACGACTGGAACAACATGGGTCAGCGGCAGACCGACAGTGGCAGCGCCACGTTCGAACGGGTGCGGGTCGAAGAATCGGAGTTGCTGCTTGATCCAGGCCCGCTGAGCACACCGTTCGCCTGTCTACGGCCGTTGATCGCCCAGCTCACGTTCACCCACATGTTCCTTGGCATCGCCGAAGGCGCGTTCGAAGAAGCGCGGCAATACACGCTGACCGAGACCCGCCCGTGGCACAAATCCACTGCTCAAGATGTGCGGCAGGACCCTTATGTACTCGGCCACTACGGCGAATTCTGGGTGGCCCTCGAAGGTGTCCGGCTGCTGGTGGAACGTGCGGCTGATTTGCTCGACAAGGCTTGGGCGAAAGGTCCGAACCTCAGCGCTGAAGAGCGTGGACACCTGGCCATCGCCATCGCCACGGCGAAGGCGGCGGCCACGCGCAATGGCCTGGAATTGTGCAGTCGCTTGTTCGAAGTGACCGGCGCGCGCTCGACTCACGCCTCGCTGCGGCTGGACCGCCACTGGCGCAACTTGCGCACACAAACCCTGCACGATCCGGTGGATTACAAAATCCATGAGCTGGGCGACTGGGCGCTGAACCTGGCGCTGCCGATTCCGACTTTCTATTCATAG
- the ssuD gene encoding FMNH2-dependent alkanesulfonate monooxygenase, whose protein sequence is MDVFWFLPTHGDGHYLGTTQGARPVTLNYLKQVAQAADSLGYHGVLIPTGRSCEDSWVIASALVPLTERLRYLVAIRPGIISPTVSARMAATLDRLSGGRLLINVVTGGDPDENRGDGSFLDHSERYEVTDEFLKIWRRVLQGESVDFEGKHLRVQNAKALYPPVQKPYPPLYFGGSSDAAHDLAAEQVDVYLTWGEPPAAVAQKLADVRERAARHGRTVKFGIRLHVIVRETAEEAWKAADKLIEHISDETIAAAQKSFSRFDSEGQRRMAALHDGRRDNLEISPNLWAGVGLVRGGAGTALVGDPQQVAARIKEYADLGIESFIFSGYPHLEEAYRFAELVFPLLPEPYASLAGRGVTNLTGPFGEMIANDVLPAHAKA, encoded by the coding sequence ATGGATGTTTTCTGGTTCCTGCCGACCCACGGCGATGGTCACTACCTGGGCACCACGCAAGGCGCACGGCCGGTCACACTCAATTATCTGAAACAAGTGGCCCAGGCGGCGGACAGCCTCGGTTACCACGGTGTGTTGATCCCGACCGGGCGCTCTTGTGAAGACTCATGGGTGATCGCTTCGGCGCTGGTGCCGCTGACTGAGCGCTTGCGTTATCTGGTGGCGATCCGTCCGGGGATTATTTCGCCGACCGTGTCGGCGCGCATGGCAGCGACCCTGGATCGATTGTCCGGTGGCCGCTTGTTGATCAATGTCGTAACCGGCGGCGACCCGGATGAAAACCGTGGTGACGGCAGCTTTCTCGATCACAGCGAACGCTACGAAGTCACCGACGAATTCCTGAAGATCTGGCGCCGGGTGTTGCAAGGCGAATCAGTGGATTTCGAAGGCAAACACCTGCGAGTGCAGAACGCCAAGGCGCTGTATCCGCCGGTGCAGAAACCCTATCCGCCACTATATTTCGGCGGTTCGTCCGATGCCGCCCATGACCTGGCAGCCGAGCAGGTCGATGTTTACCTGACCTGGGGCGAGCCACCGGCCGCCGTGGCGCAAAAATTGGCCGATGTTCGGGAGCGCGCCGCGCGACACGGGCGCACGGTGAAGTTCGGGATTCGCTTGCATGTGATCGTTCGTGAAACCGCCGAAGAGGCGTGGAAAGCCGCTGACAAATTGATCGAGCACATCAGCGACGAAACCATCGCCGCCGCGCAGAAATCGTTCTCGCGCTTCGACTCCGAAGGTCAGCGGCGCATGGCCGCACTGCACGACGGGCGTCGCGACAACCTGGAGATTTCGCCAAACCTGTGGGCCGGCGTCGGCCTGGTACGGGGCGGTGCCGGGACGGCATTGGTCGGCGATCCGCAACAAGTCGCGGCGCGGATCAAGGAATACGCGGACTTGGGGATCGAAAGCTTCATCTTCTCCGGCTACCCACACCTTGAAGAAGCGTACCGCTTTGCCGAGCTGGTGTTCCCGCTGCTGCCCGAGCCGTACGCCAGCCTTGCCGGGCGCGGCGTGACCAACCTGACCGGGCCGTTTGGCGAAATGATTGCCAATGATGTGCTACCCGCTCACGCCAAAGCCTGA
- the msuE gene encoding FMN reductase, translating into MSRPLKVVAVSGGTWRPSRTLVLTQALLSQLAEQLPIESKLIELGDIARPLGAALSRQELGADIEAELQAIENADLLIVAAPVYRGSYPGLLKHLFDLIDLNALINTPVLLAATGGSERHALVLDHQLRPLFSFFQALTLPIGVYATEADFSNYQITSEPLKARIRLAAERAAPLFGVHPHNLLKIA; encoded by the coding sequence ATGTCGCGTCCATTGAAAGTCGTTGCCGTCTCCGGCGGCACCTGGCGTCCATCCCGCACCCTGGTGCTGACCCAAGCGCTGTTGTCGCAGCTGGCCGAACAACTGCCGATCGAGAGCAAGCTGATCGAATTGGGCGACATCGCCCGACCATTGGGTGCGGCGCTGTCCCGTCAGGAACTGGGTGCGGACATCGAAGCCGAACTGCAAGCCATCGAAAACGCCGACCTGCTGATCGTCGCCGCGCCGGTCTATCGCGGTTCCTATCCTGGCCTGCTCAAGCATCTGTTCGACCTGATCGACCTGAATGCGCTGATCAACACGCCGGTACTGCTGGCTGCTACAGGTGGCAGCGAACGTCACGCGCTGGTGCTCGATCATCAGTTGCGGCCGCTGTTCAGTTTCTTCCAGGCCTTGACCTTGCCGATTGGCGTGTATGCCACAGAAGCCGATTTTTCCAATTACCAAATAACCAGTGAGCCCTTGAAGGCCCGCATTCGTCTTGCTGCGGAACGCGCCGCGCCGTTGTTCGGCGTGCACCCCCACAATCTGCTGAAAATCGCTTAA
- a CDS encoding LysE family translocator, translating to MTLSLDLLLGFALFALVTSITPGPNNTMLLASGVNFGFNRTIPHMLGITCGFFVLVVAVGFGLGAVFQTYPLLYTVLRYVGAAYLLYLAWKIAHSGPVSDSEKAEAKPISYLGAAAFQWVNPKAWIMAIGAISTYTPMQGYFTNVIVIAAVFALINLPSVSVWAACGTLLRNVLKDRRWLRLFNWGMAALLVASLYPILLESFN from the coding sequence ATGACGCTCTCGCTGGATCTGCTGCTGGGCTTCGCCCTGTTTGCTCTCGTTACCTCGATTACGCCCGGCCCGAACAACACGATGTTGCTGGCATCCGGCGTGAACTTCGGTTTTAACCGCACCATCCCTCACATGCTCGGCATAACCTGCGGCTTCTTCGTGCTCGTCGTAGCAGTTGGATTTGGCTTGGGCGCGGTGTTCCAGACTTATCCGCTGCTCTATACCGTCCTGAGATACGTCGGCGCCGCGTATTTACTGTACCTGGCGTGGAAAATCGCCCATTCCGGGCCAGTCTCGGACAGTGAAAAGGCTGAGGCCAAACCGATCAGCTACCTCGGCGCAGCCGCATTCCAATGGGTCAACCCCAAGGCATGGATCATGGCGATCGGCGCGATCAGCACCTACACGCCGATGCAGGGTTACTTCACCAATGTCATCGTGATTGCTGCGGTGTTCGCCTTGATCAACTTGCCGAGCGTCAGTGTCTGGGCTGCATGTGGCACGTTGTTGCGCAATGTGTTGAAGGATCGCCGCTGGTTGCGCCTGTTCAACTGGGGCATGGCGGCGTTGCTGGTGGCTTCGCTGTATCCGATCCTGCTCGAAAGCTTTAACTGA
- a CDS encoding aminotransferase class V-fold PLP-dependent enzyme: protein MNKRPLYFDYAATTPVDERVIKVMVECLGFSGNFGNPASSSHVFGQQARQSVEQARRQVAELVGAQPGQIVWTSGATESNNLALKGVSQARGVAGGHIITSQIEHKAILDTAKQLQDAGVAVTYLAPDAEGLITAQAVNEAMREDTFLVSLMLVNNELGTVNDILAIGQVVRERNAMLHVDAAQGAGKVPIDLAQWPVDLMSFSAHKLYGPKGIGALYVGPRAQQRLLAQIHGGGHEGGLRSGTLATHQIAAMGAAFALAAASFDEEKSVIVRLRERFLDQLLNIPGVRLNGSPSQRIPHTLSLTFNEGEFNSAALLASIAFSATSACNSASNAPSHVLLALGHDARSASRTIRLSLGRFTTEQDIDQAVELIKAACASAPAFWQ, encoded by the coding sequence ATGAATAAACGTCCGTTGTATTTCGACTACGCCGCCACCACGCCGGTGGATGAGCGGGTCATCAAGGTCATGGTCGAGTGTCTGGGTTTCAGCGGTAATTTCGGCAACCCGGCGTCCAGCTCCCACGTGTTTGGCCAACAGGCCCGGCAATCGGTCGAGCAGGCGCGGCGCCAAGTCGCTGAACTGGTGGGCGCGCAACCCGGGCAAATCGTCTGGACCTCTGGCGCCACCGAATCCAACAACCTCGCCCTCAAGGGCGTATCCCAGGCGCGGGGCGTTGCCGGCGGCCACATCATCACCAGCCAGATCGAACACAAGGCCATTCTTGACACCGCCAAGCAGTTGCAGGATGCGGGTGTGGCGGTGACATATCTGGCACCGGACGCCGAGGGCCTGATCACCGCGCAAGCAGTCAACGAAGCCATGCGCGAAGACACCTTCCTGGTGTCGCTGATGCTAGTCAACAACGAACTCGGAACGGTTAACGACATCCTGGCCATCGGCCAGGTTGTGCGTGAGCGCAATGCGATGCTGCATGTTGACGCAGCGCAAGGCGCAGGCAAGGTGCCGATTGATTTGGCGCAGTGGCCGGTGGATCTGATGTCATTCTCGGCGCACAAACTCTACGGACCCAAAGGCATCGGCGCGTTGTATGTCGGCCCGCGCGCGCAGCAGCGATTGCTGGCGCAAATCCACGGTGGTGGTCACGAGGGTGGTTTGCGCTCCGGCACGCTGGCGACGCACCAGATCGCAGCGATGGGCGCGGCCTTCGCCTTGGCGGCGGCCTCGTTTGATGAAGAAAAATCCGTGATCGTGCGTCTGCGTGAACGCTTTCTCGATCAACTGCTGAACATTCCCGGGGTTCGGCTCAACGGCAGCCCGAGCCAACGCATCCCGCATACCCTGAGCCTGACCTTCAACGAAGGCGAGTTCAATTCGGCGGCGTTACTCGCGTCGATCGCCTTTTCCGCCACCTCGGCGTGCAATTCCGCGAGCAATGCACCGTCCCACGTGTTGTTGGCCTTGGGGCATGACGCGCGTTCGGCGAGTCGCACCATTCGTTTGAGCCTGGGACGTTTCACCACCGAGCAGGACATCGACCAAGCGGTAGAACTGATTAAAGCGGCCTGCGCCAGCGCTCCGGCATTCTGGCAGTAG
- a CDS encoding aminopeptidase P family protein, with product MNTQFSITGSVPQRLAQTRELMSREGIYALLVPSADPHLSEYLPGYWQGRQWLSGFHGSVGTLIVTPDFAGVWADSRYWEQATKELKGSGIELVKLQPGQPGPLDWLAEQTPEGGVVAVDGAVMAVASARTLGNKLEERGARLRTDIDLLNEVWSDRPTLPNEPIYQHLPPQATVSRGEKLAKLRETLQAKGADWHFIATLDDIAWLFNLRGGDVSFNPVFVSFALISQQQATLFVAFSKVDAELRAVLEQDGVTLRDYSEVSDALCEVPSGASLLVDPARVTAGLLDNLDSGVNLIEGLNPTTLAKSQKSLADAEHIRQAMEQDGAALCEFFTWLDSALGRERITELTIDEKLTAARERRPGYVSLSFNTIAAFNANGAMPHYHATEEEHAVIEGDGLLLIDSGGQYLGGTTDITRMVPVGTPTAEQKRDCTRVLKGVIALSRAQFPKGILSPLLDAIARAPIWAESVDYGHGTGHGVGYFLNVHEGPQVIAYQAAPAPQTAMQPGMITSIEPGTYRPGRWGVRIENLAMNREAGSSEFGEFLKFETLTLCPIDTRCLETSLLTEEEKQWFNAYHAEVRERLSPLLDGAALEWLNTRTAAI from the coding sequence ATGAATACGCAGTTTTCGATCACCGGATCGGTGCCCCAGCGCCTGGCACAAACCCGCGAGCTGATGAGCCGGGAGGGGATCTACGCCCTGCTGGTGCCGTCGGCCGACCCGCACCTGTCTGAATACCTGCCGGGCTACTGGCAAGGGCGGCAGTGGTTGTCGGGCTTCCATGGTTCGGTCGGCACGCTGATCGTCACGCCGGATTTCGCCGGCGTCTGGGCCGACAGCCGTTATTGGGAACAAGCGACCAAGGAACTCAAGGGCAGCGGCATTGAACTGGTCAAGCTGCAACCGGGTCAACCGGGGCCGCTGGACTGGCTGGCCGAGCAAACCCCCGAGGGCGGCGTGGTCGCGGTCGACGGTGCGGTGATGGCTGTGGCCTCGGCGCGCACCCTGGGCAACAAACTCGAAGAGCGCGGCGCACGCCTGCGCACTGATATCGATCTGTTGAACGAAGTCTGGAGCGATCGCCCGACACTGCCGAACGAACCGATCTATCAGCACTTGCCACCGCAGGCGACCGTCAGTCGCGGCGAGAAACTCGCCAAGCTGCGGGAAACCTTGCAGGCGAAAGGTGCCGACTGGCATTTCATCGCCACCCTTGATGACATCGCCTGGCTGTTCAACCTGCGCGGCGGCGATGTGTCGTTCAACCCCGTGTTTGTTTCCTTCGCCTTGATCAGCCAGCAGCAGGCGACCCTGTTCGTGGCGTTTAGCAAGGTCGATGCCGAGTTGCGTGCAGTCCTTGAACAGGACGGCGTGACTCTGCGCGATTACAGCGAAGTGTCCGATGCCCTGTGTGAGGTGCCGAGCGGCGCAAGTCTGCTGGTCGATCCTGCGCGGGTTACGGCGGGTTTGCTGGATAACCTCGACAGCGGCGTCAACTTGATCGAAGGACTGAACCCGACCACCTTGGCCAAGTCGCAAAAAAGCCTGGCCGATGCCGAGCATATCCGTCAGGCCATGGAGCAGGACGGCGCGGCCCTGTGCGAATTCTTCACTTGGCTGGACTCGGCACTGGGTCGCGAGCGCATCACCGAACTGACAATCGACGAGAAGCTGACCGCCGCCCGTGAACGCCGCCCAGGCTATGTGTCGCTGAGCTTCAACACCATTGCCGCGTTCAACGCCAACGGTGCCATGCCGCATTACCACGCCACCGAAGAAGAGCACGCGGTGATCGAAGGTGATGGTCTGTTGCTGATCGATTCTGGCGGGCAATACTTGGGTGGCACAACCGACATCACGCGGATGGTGCCGGTCGGTACGCCGACGGCCGAACAGAAGCGTGATTGCACCCGCGTGCTCAAAGGCGTCATCGCCCTGTCTCGCGCGCAATTTCCGAAAGGCATCCTGTCACCGCTGCTGGACGCCATCGCCCGTGCGCCGATTTGGGCAGAAAGCGTCGATTACGGTCACGGCACCGGTCACGGCGTCGGCTACTTCCTTAATGTTCACGAAGGTCCGCAGGTCATCGCCTATCAAGCCGCACCGGCACCGCAAACCGCGATGCAACCGGGCATGATCACCTCCATCGAGCCGGGTACTTACCGTCCGGGGCGCTGGGGTGTGCGAATCGAGAACCTGGCGATGAACCGCGAAGCAGGCTCCAGCGAATTCGGCGAGTTCCTCAAGTTCGAAACCCTGACCTTGTGCCCGATCGACACCCGCTGCCTGGAGACGTCGCTGCTGACTGAAGAAGAAAAGCAGTGGTTCAACGCTTACCACGCCGAAGTGCGCGAGCGTTTGAGTCCATTGCTCGACGGTGCTGCCCTTGAGTGGTTGAACACTCGCACAGCAGCTATTTGA
- a CDS encoding LysR family transcriptional regulator: MDKLNAMTVFVRVVERGSFSAVAREMHTSQPTISKVLRTLEAGLGGKLITRSTRKLSLTDEGQRYYNECRKILEAVDAAEHSFKSGRENIAGHLRIGSSVSFGRLQIAPRLAEFLKRHPALEIDLQLNDQNQDLVSEGLDVTFRIGVLNDSGLLARHIGNTHRVTVATPAYLKQHGQPQTPQELSEHNCLLFNLLSSQNLWVFEREGQRHEVRIKGNAQSNNSEAIREMVLGGLGISLSPVWLFSEDLKAGRVVAILQDYAAQSLPIHAVSPANRRQSARVKAFVDYMAQALEQAPELRPIK, translated from the coding sequence GTGGACAAACTCAATGCAATGACCGTTTTCGTCCGGGTGGTCGAACGGGGCAGCTTTTCCGCCGTCGCCCGGGAGATGCACACCAGCCAGCCAACCATCAGCAAAGTGCTGCGGACGCTGGAAGCCGGGCTGGGAGGGAAGCTGATCACCCGTAGCACCCGCAAGCTGTCCCTGACCGACGAAGGTCAGAGGTACTACAACGAATGCCGAAAAATTCTCGAAGCAGTAGACGCTGCCGAACACAGCTTCAAGTCCGGTCGGGAAAACATCGCCGGACATCTGCGCATCGGCTCTTCAGTCAGTTTCGGGCGTTTGCAGATTGCCCCGCGCCTGGCGGAATTTCTCAAACGTCATCCCGCATTGGAAATCGATCTGCAACTGAATGATCAGAATCAGGACTTGGTCAGCGAAGGCCTGGATGTGACGTTCAGGATCGGTGTGCTTAACGACAGCGGCCTGCTAGCCCGTCACATTGGCAACACCCATCGAGTGACCGTCGCAACGCCCGCCTACCTCAAGCAACATGGCCAACCGCAAACGCCGCAGGAACTCAGCGAGCACAACTGCCTGCTGTTCAACCTGCTAAGCAGCCAAAACCTGTGGGTTTTCGAACGAGAAGGACAACGTCACGAAGTACGAATCAAGGGCAACGCCCAAAGCAACAACTCCGAAGCGATTCGCGAGATGGTCCTGGGAGGATTGGGGATTTCGCTATCGCCGGTTTGGCTGTTCAGCGAAGATCTGAAAGCTGGAAGAGTGGTGGCGATTTTGCAGGATTACGCCGCGCAGTCGCTGCCGATACATGCCGTGTCCCCGGCGAATCGTCGTCAATCCGCCAGGGTCAAAGCCTTTGTCGACTACATGGCCCAGGCGCTCGAACAAGCGCCTGAGTTAAGACCGATCAAATAG
- a CDS encoding zinc-dependent alcohol dehydrogenase family protein yields the protein MTDSLHMRALIVDSVNAPLRLASIQRPVPEAGQVLVRISASGVNPLDGKIRSGQAAHALQPLPAVLGMDLAGTVEALGEGVSGWQLGDEVYAMATGIGGVQGSLAEFAAVDAGLLAHKPTNLSMRESAGLPLILITAWEGLVDRARVRAGQKVLIHGGAGGVGHVAVQIARAFGADVFATGSAAQRQIIEGLGATFIDRKASVEAYVAEHTGGEGFDIVYDTVGGDVLDASFKAVRVYHGHVVSCLGWGQHSLAPLSFRGATYSGVFTLLPLVSGKGREHHGEILREAARLIEAGSVKPIIEPRRFSLENAEAAHELLLSGAAQGRLVIEI from the coding sequence ATGACTGACTCACTGCACATGCGCGCGCTGATTGTTGACTCGGTTAATGCACCGCTACGCTTGGCTTCCATTCAACGACCGGTACCTGAAGCCGGTCAGGTATTGGTGCGGATCTCGGCCAGCGGTGTGAACCCTTTGGATGGAAAAATTCGTTCGGGTCAGGCAGCCCATGCCCTCCAGCCTCTGCCAGCGGTGTTGGGGATGGATTTGGCGGGGACAGTTGAGGCGCTGGGGGAAGGTGTCAGCGGATGGCAACTGGGCGATGAGGTCTACGCGATGGCGACCGGAATCGGTGGCGTGCAAGGCTCTCTTGCGGAGTTTGCGGCGGTAGACGCTGGGCTGCTGGCTCACAAACCGACAAACCTGAGCATGCGCGAATCGGCGGGATTGCCGTTAATACTGATTACGGCGTGGGAAGGATTGGTTGATCGGGCTCGGGTGCGGGCGGGGCAGAAGGTGCTGATTCACGGTGGGGCGGGAGGTGTTGGGCACGTTGCCGTGCAGATTGCCCGCGCATTTGGCGCTGATGTGTTTGCCACGGGGTCGGCTGCCCAGCGGCAAATCATCGAAGGTCTGGGGGCAACGTTTATTGATCGTAAGGCATCAGTGGAGGCCTATGTAGCCGAGCATACGGGCGGAGAGGGTTTCGATATTGTTTATGACACCGTGGGCGGTGACGTTCTGGATGCGTCATTCAAGGCTGTGCGGGTTTATCACGGTCATGTGGTGAGTTGCCTTGGTTGGGGACAGCATAGCCTGGCACCGCTTTCGTTTCGCGGGGCGACTTATTCCGGTGTATTCACCTTGCTGCCTTTGGTGTCGGGCAAAGGGCGTGAGCATCATGGGGAGATTCTTCGCGAAGCGGCACGGTTGATCGAGGCGGGCAGTGTGAAGCCGATTATCGAACCGCGCCGGTTCAGTCTGGAAAATGCCGAGGCCGCCCATGAGCTGCTCCTGTCGGGAGCAGCGCAGGGACGGCTGGTGATCGAGATTTAA
- a CDS encoding 2-hydroxychromene-2-carboxylate isomerase has product MSKTVEFYFDLGSPATYLAYTQLPKICEQTDSHLVYIPILLGGVFKATGNASPATIPAKGRYMFQDLDRYAKRYGVPLKFNPHFPINTLMLMRAITGMQLRHPERFAAFIDCLFKALWIEGRSLDDPATVAAVLAQNGFDPNEVLALTADEEVKALLKDNTEKAVQRGVFGAPSMFVGNQLFFGQDRLDFVLEALR; this is encoded by the coding sequence ATGAGTAAAACCGTGGAGTTCTACTTCGACCTTGGCAGTCCCGCCACCTATCTGGCGTATACCCAGCTGCCGAAGATCTGTGAGCAGACCGACAGCCATCTGGTCTACATTCCAATCCTGCTCGGCGGCGTGTTCAAAGCGACAGGCAACGCGTCCCCGGCAACCATTCCGGCCAAGGGCCGCTACATGTTTCAAGACCTCGACCGTTATGCCAAACGTTACGGCGTGCCTCTCAAATTCAACCCGCACTTTCCGATTAATACCTTGATGCTGATGCGCGCCATCACCGGCATGCAGTTGCGCCATCCCGAGCGCTTTGCCGCCTTCATCGACTGCCTGTTCAAGGCCCTGTGGATTGAAGGCCGCAGCCTCGATGACCCGGCAACCGTAGCGGCGGTGCTGGCACAGAACGGTTTCGACCCCAACGAAGTGCTGGCCCTGACCGCCGATGAAGAGGTCAAGGCCTTGCTCAAGGACAACACCGAGAAAGCGGTGCAACGCGGCGTATTCGGTGCACCGAGTATGTTCGTCGGCAATCAGCTTTTCTTCGGCCAGGATCGTCTGGACTTCGTCCTAGAAGCCCTGCGTTAA
- a CDS encoding SDR family oxidoreductase, translating into MNNKKVVLVVGAGDATGGAIAKRFAQEGFVACVTRRSADKLQPLVDAIKATGGEAHGFACDARKEEDVIALVEQIESEIGPIEAFVFNIGANVPCSILEETARKYFKIWEMACFSGFLNAREVAKRMAKRQRGTILFTGATAGMRGAAGFAAFAGAKHGVRALAQSMARELGPMNIHVAHVIVDGAIDTDFIRDSFPEKYATKDQDGILNPEHIAENYWYLHSQPRDAWTFELDLRPWSERW; encoded by the coding sequence ATGAATAATAAGAAGGTCGTACTGGTTGTCGGCGCTGGAGATGCCACGGGAGGCGCTATTGCCAAGCGTTTTGCCCAGGAAGGATTCGTAGCCTGCGTCACCCGCCGCAGCGCGGATAAGCTTCAGCCGCTTGTAGATGCCATCAAGGCCACCGGAGGCGAAGCCCACGGTTTTGCCTGCGATGCGCGCAAGGAAGAAGACGTGATAGCACTGGTCGAACAAATCGAAAGCGAGATTGGCCCCATCGAAGCGTTCGTGTTCAACATTGGCGCCAACGTGCCCTGCAGCATTCTCGAGGAAACCGCCCGTAAATATTTCAAGATTTGGGAAATGGCCTGTTTCTCAGGTTTTCTCAACGCCCGTGAGGTGGCCAAGCGCATGGCCAAGCGTCAGCGAGGCACGATCCTGTTTACCGGTGCCACCGCCGGCATGCGCGGCGCCGCGGGCTTTGCTGCGTTCGCCGGTGCCAAACACGGAGTTCGTGCGCTGGCGCAGAGCATGGCCCGCGAACTTGGGCCGATGAACATCCACGTCGCCCACGTCATCGTCGACGGTGCCATCGATACAGATTTCATCCGCGACAGTTTCCCCGAAAAGTACGCGACCAAGGACCAGGATGGCATTCTCAATCCCGAGCACATTGCCGAGAACTATTGGTACCTGCACAGTCAGCCGCGCGACGCCTGGACCTTCGAACTGGACCTGCGCCCCTGGAGTGAACGCTGGTAA
- a CDS encoding TetR/AcrR family transcriptional regulator, with product MRYSANHKLETKERLLQSSSVSAKKSGFSTVGVDGLMKAIGLSGGAFYSHFSSKDELFASIVERELSQSLERLGAEQDRDKLERCLKQYLSMSHVDHPETGCALPVLGAEIARSDVMIRQQAEHWICQLQESWAQVLESDSLAWAILSQCIGALVVARMLATPELQRTVLKSSYDEIGRQIAGPV from the coding sequence ATGCGTTACTCGGCCAATCACAAGCTGGAAACCAAAGAAAGACTGCTGCAAAGCAGTTCGGTCTCGGCCAAGAAATCCGGTTTTTCTACCGTTGGCGTCGACGGCTTGATGAAGGCGATCGGCTTGAGTGGCGGTGCTTTTTACAGCCACTTTTCATCGAAGGACGAGCTGTTCGCGTCCATCGTCGAACGTGAGTTGAGCCAGAGCCTGGAGCGCCTGGGGGCTGAACAGGATCGCGATAAACTCGAGCGCTGCTTGAAGCAATACTTGAGCATGTCCCACGTCGATCATCCGGAAACCGGTTGCGCATTACCGGTATTGGGCGCAGAGATTGCCCGTTCCGATGTAATGATTCGGCAGCAGGCGGAACACTGGATTTGTCAGCTTCAGGAAAGCTGGGCGCAGGTGCTGGAAAGCGACAGCCTGGCCTGGGCCATTCTGTCGCAATGCATCGGGGCGTTGGTGGTAGCGCGAATGCTCGCTACTCCGGAGTTGCAACGCACGGTGCTGAAATCCAGTTACGATGAAATCGGTCGCCAAATCGCGGGGCCAGTCTGA